A window from Erythrobacter sp. YJ-T3-07 encodes these proteins:
- a CDS encoding ATP-binding protein, producing the protein MTDLGGLDLGRRAERAAPVGHDDTVRAPVANNALQPMGVVLDVSGAGAIVALDPERLSECAQDTDPAIIASGQVGSQVKIRAGENWLLATIRSQRRDRRGTGGIIAEIDFLGEGREEKLTGRIHGFRRGITRYPVPGGMVFPASTSDLRHIFASDGRSYIEVGTVFPTRDIRAGLYIDTLLGKHFALLGSTGTGKSTATALILHRICEAAPQGHVIMVDPHGEYASAFKENGATLDVSNLKMPYWLMNFEEHCEILLTSHGNERQGDADILAKCLLAARLKNRMAEDLGKITVDSPVPYMLSDLSAALNKEMGELEKASGTAPYMRIKAKLDEVKSDPRYRFLFSGMLVGDTMAEFLSRIFRLPTDGKPICVIDVSGVPSDITSTVVAVLSRLVFDYAVWAREERTRPILLVCEEAHRYVPNEKNFDNSSVGKVLSRIAREGRKYGVALGLITQRPSDLAEGVLSQCGTIISMRLNNERDQAFVKAAMPEGARGFLDAIPALRNRECIICGEGVTIPIRAAFDTLEEHRRPASEDPSFSALWSESGGEEEAIERVVRRWRSHA; encoded by the coding sequence ATGACCGATCTCGGGGGTCTTGATCTCGGACGGAGAGCGGAGCGTGCTGCACCGGTTGGCCACGACGATACCGTTCGTGCGCCGGTGGCCAACAACGCGCTCCAGCCGATGGGTGTGGTACTCGACGTATCGGGTGCTGGTGCGATCGTCGCGCTCGATCCCGAGCGGCTTTCCGAATGCGCGCAGGACACCGATCCCGCGATCATCGCCTCGGGCCAGGTCGGCAGCCAGGTGAAGATCCGCGCGGGCGAGAACTGGCTGCTCGCCACAATTCGCAGCCAGCGCCGCGACCGACGCGGCACCGGCGGCATCATTGCGGAGATCGATTTTCTCGGCGAAGGCCGTGAGGAGAAGCTGACGGGCAGGATCCACGGCTTCCGCCGCGGCATCACGCGCTATCCGGTGCCGGGCGGGATGGTGTTTCCCGCCAGCACCAGCGATCTGCGGCACATCTTCGCGAGCGACGGACGCTCCTATATCGAAGTGGGCACGGTCTTCCCCACGCGCGACATCCGCGCCGGCCTCTATATCGACACGCTGCTGGGCAAGCACTTCGCGCTGCTCGGCTCGACCGGCACGGGCAAGTCGACCGCCACCGCGCTGATCCTGCACCGCATCTGCGAAGCGGCGCCGCAGGGCCATGTGATCATGGTCGACCCGCACGGCGAATATGCGAGCGCGTTCAAGGAGAATGGCGCGACGCTGGATGTGAGCAACCTCAAGATGCCGTACTGGCTGATGAACTTCGAGGAACACTGCGAAATCCTGCTCACCAGTCACGGGAACGAGCGGCAGGGGGATGCGGACATCCTTGCCAAGTGCCTGCTCGCCGCGCGGCTCAAGAACCGGATGGCGGAGGACCTGGGCAAGATCACCGTCGATTCTCCGGTGCCCTACATGCTCTCGGACCTCAGCGCCGCGCTCAACAAGGAGATGGGCGAGCTCGAGAAGGCTTCGGGCACCGCGCCTTACATGCGGATCAAGGCCAAGCTGGACGAGGTGAAGTCCGATCCGCGCTATCGCTTCCTGTTCTCCGGCATGCTGGTCGGCGACACGATGGCGGAGTTCCTTTCGCGCATCTTCCGCCTGCCGACCGATGGCAAGCCGATCTGCGTGATCGACGTCTCCGGCGTGCCGTCCGACATCACCAGCACCGTGGTCGCGGTGCTCAGCCGGCTGGTGTTCGACTATGCCGTGTGGGCGCGCGAGGAGCGCACCCGCCCGATCCTGCTGGTGTGCGAAGAGGCGCATCGGTACGTGCCGAACGAGAAGAACTTCGACAATTCCTCGGTCGGCAAGGTGCTCAGCCGGATTGCCAGGGAAGGGCGCAAGTACGGCGTCGCGCTGGGCCTGATCACACAGCGCCCGTCGGACCTGGCGGAGGGCGTGCTGTCGCAGTGCGGCACGATCATCTCCATGCGGCTCAACAACGAGCGCGACCAGGCCTTCGTCAAGGCCGCCATGCCCGAAGGCGCGCGCGGCTTCCTCGACGCGATCCCCGCGCTGCGCAACCGCGAGTGCATCATCTGCGGCGAGGGCGTGACCATCCCCATCCGCGCCGCGTTCGATACGCTGGAGGAACACCGCCGCCCCGCCTCGGAAGACCCCAGTTTCAGCGCGCTGTGGAGCGAATCCGGGGGCGAGGAAGAGGCGATCGAGCGGGTCGTGCGTCGGTGGAGATCGCACGCGTAG
- a CDS encoding Mov34/MPN/PAD-1 family protein, whose amino-acid sequence MSISDEALEAIVSHTPRAYPHECCGLLLGEGTTITRAQPTANVHPDPSRYFEIDPHALIAAHKAARGGGPQVIGYYHSHPTGDPTPSATDRASAAHDGRVWAIVAGREVRFFRDGEEGFVALSYAVAPR is encoded by the coding sequence ATCTCGATAAGCGACGAAGCTCTCGAAGCCATCGTCTCCCACACCCCGCGTGCCTACCCGCACGAATGCTGCGGGCTGCTGCTGGGCGAAGGCACGACGATAACGCGCGCGCAGCCCACCGCCAATGTCCACCCCGATCCATCGCGCTATTTCGAGATCGATCCGCACGCGCTGATCGCCGCGCACAAGGCTGCGCGGGGCGGAGGGCCGCAGGTGATCGGCTATTATCACTCGCATCCCACGGGCGATCCGACCCCGTCTGCCACCGACCGCGCGAGCGCCGCGCATGATGGGCGGGTCTGGGCGATCGTCGCAGGCCGCGAAGTCCGCTTTTTCAGGGATGGGGAAGAGGGATTCGTGGCGCTTTCCTACGCAGTCGCACCGCGCTAG
- a CDS encoding sulfite exporter TauE/SafE family protein gives MDVYLPIANLSVNGLVIVALGALTGILSGLFGVGGGFLTTPLLIFYGIPPTVAAASAATQVTGASVSGVLAHNRRGGVDYRMGGVLVVGGIFGALIGAALFSFFQSIGQIDVVINILYVFMLGSIGALMMREALAALNIRQSKGLKRAAKRRHHPLVAALPYRWRFYRSGLYISPLAPLILGTGVGILTMLMGVGGGFMLVPAMLYILGMSGKVVVGTSLFNILFVTMASTMTHALTTKAVDLVLAALLLVGSVLGAQFGTRIALKLKPDWLRLALATIVLLVALRMLFGLSIQPDEVYSVINL, from the coding sequence ATGGATGTCTATCTTCCCATCGCGAATCTCTCGGTCAACGGGCTGGTCATCGTCGCGCTCGGCGCGCTGACGGGGATCCTGTCCGGCCTGTTCGGGGTCGGCGGCGGGTTCCTCACCACGCCGCTGCTGATTTTCTACGGCATCCCGCCCACAGTGGCCGCCGCATCCGCCGCAACCCAGGTGACCGGGGCCAGCGTTTCCGGGGTGCTCGCGCATAACCGCCGGGGCGGAGTGGACTACCGAATGGGCGGCGTGCTGGTGGTGGGCGGCATCTTCGGCGCGCTGATCGGTGCCGCCCTGTTCAGCTTCTTCCAGTCGATCGGCCAGATCGATGTGGTCATCAACATCCTCTACGTCTTCATGCTCGGTTCGATTGGCGCGCTGATGATGCGCGAGGCGCTGGCTGCATTGAACATCCGCCAGTCCAAGGGCCTCAAACGTGCGGCCAAGCGCCGCCACCACCCGCTGGTCGCGGCGCTCCCCTATCGCTGGCGCTTCTATCGCTCGGGCCTGTATATTTCCCCGCTCGCGCCGCTGATTCTGGGCACCGGCGTTGGCATCCTGACCATGCTGATGGGCGTGGGCGGCGGCTTCATGCTGGTCCCCGCGATGCTCTATATTCTCGGGATGAGCGGTAAGGTCGTGGTCGGCACCTCGCTGTTCAACATCCTGTTCGTCACCATGGCATCGACCATGACTCATGCGCTGACGACCAAGGCGGTCGACCTGGTGCTGGCAGCGCTGCTGCTGGTCGGCTCCGTCCTCGGCGCGCAGTTCGGCACGCGGATCGCGCTGAAGCTGAAGCCCGACTGGCTGCGTCTCGCGCTGGCGACGATCGTGCTGCTGGTCGCGCTCAGGATGCTGTTCGGTCTCAGCATCCAGCCGGACGAGGTGTACTCGGTGATCAACCTGTGA
- a CDS encoding UDP-glucose/GDP-mannose dehydrogenase family protein, protein MKIAMVGSGYVGLVSGACFADFGHDVVCIDKDEDKIQRLREGVMPIYEPGLDDLVDKNAKAGRLSFTTDLAEGIAGAGAIFIAVGTPSRRGDGHADLSFVYAVAREIGESLTNDAVVVTKSTVPVGTGDEVERILSQSAAVTERGLKVAVVSNPEFLREGAAIGDFKRPDRIVIGAEDDFGREVMHEVYRPLFLNESPILFVGRRTSELIKYAANAFLATKITFINEISDLCEKVGANVQDVARGIGMDNRIGSKFLHAGPGYGGSCFPKDTLALLKTAEDYGSPVRIVEAVVKVNDTRKRAMGRKVIDALGGLDAARGKRVAMLGLTFKPNTDDMRDSPAIGVAQALVDAGVSVAAYDPEGMEQARPLMPEVEMKDDPYAAIEGADAVVIVTEWNVFRALDLNRVKQLAKAPVLVDLRNIYKPSDMREAGFEYTSVGRE, encoded by the coding sequence ATGAAAATCGCAATGGTCGGCTCGGGCTATGTTGGCCTGGTCTCGGGTGCCTGCTTTGCCGATTTCGGCCATGACGTGGTCTGCATCGACAAGGACGAAGACAAGATCCAGCGCCTGCGCGAAGGCGTGATGCCGATCTACGAGCCGGGGCTGGACGACTTGGTCGACAAGAATGCCAAGGCGGGCCGCCTGTCCTTCACCACCGATCTGGCCGAAGGCATTGCCGGTGCGGGCGCGATCTTCATCGCGGTCGGCACGCCCAGCCGCCGGGGCGATGGCCATGCAGACCTCTCCTTCGTCTACGCCGTCGCGCGCGAGATCGGCGAATCGCTGACCAACGACGCGGTCGTCGTGACCAAGTCGACCGTGCCCGTGGGCACCGGCGACGAGGTCGAACGGATCCTCTCGCAAAGCGCCGCCGTGACCGAGCGCGGGCTGAAGGTGGCGGTTGTCTCCAACCCCGAATTCCTACGCGAGGGTGCCGCGATCGGCGATTTCAAGCGGCCCGATCGGATCGTGATCGGGGCCGAGGACGATTTCGGGCGCGAGGTGATGCACGAAGTCTATCGCCCGCTGTTCCTCAACGAATCGCCGATCCTGTTCGTCGGGCGGCGCACCAGCGAGCTGATCAAGTACGCCGCCAACGCGTTTCTCGCGACCAAGATCACCTTCATCAACGAGATCTCAGACCTGTGCGAGAAGGTCGGCGCGAACGTGCAGGACGTCGCTCGCGGGATCGGGATGGACAACCGGATCGGCTCCAAGTTCCTCCACGCCGGACCGGGCTATGGCGGCTCGTGCTTCCCCAAGGATACGCTCGCACTGCTTAAGACCGCCGAGGATTACGGGAGCCCGGTGCGGATCGTCGAGGCGGTGGTGAAGGTCAACGACACCCGCAAGCGCGCCATGGGCCGCAAGGTGATCGACGCGCTCGGCGGCCTCGACGCGGCGCGGGGCAAGCGGGTTGCGATGCTGGGCCTGACCTTCAAACCCAATACCGACGACATGCGCGATTCCCCCGCGATTGGCGTTGCTCAGGCGCTGGTCGATGCCGGTGTCTCCGTAGCCGCCTACGACCCGGAAGGCATGGAGCAGGCCCGCCCGCTGATGCCCGAGGTCGAGATGAAGGACGATCCCTACGCCGCGATCGAGGGCGCCGATGCGGTCGTCATCGTGACCGAGTGGAACGTGTTCCGCGCGCTCGACCTCAACCGGGTCAAGCAGCTCGCCAAGGCACCCGTGCTGGTCGACCTGCGCAACATCTACAAGCCTTCCGACATGCGCGAGGCCGGGTTCGAGTACACCAGCGTCGGGCGCGAATAG
- a CDS encoding glycosyl transferase family protein, whose translation MLAAELSPVDWLVLLQHELLLFASLFFLLGTLDELAIDALYLVGRVRGRIRTPRIDRSAFEGRAIAGPAAAIIPAWHEDDVIGATIRHLLDAWPQAQLRLYVGCYANDPATIAAATRAARSQSRVRIVVHSAYGPTTKADCMNRLYRAIEEDERREGLRFRMVVIHDAEDMVDPAALPLFDAGLAKAELLQLPVLPMRQRRSRWVSGHYIDEFAEAHAKAMVVRDWLRAGFPSAGVGCAVSRERLALLDLEAGGSGPFDASSLTEDYELGLKVAEAGGATKFVRVRGDDGRLIATRAFFPPTLETAVRQKTRWVCGIALQGWDRMGWSGRPLDGWMRVRDRRGPLSALVLFVAYLLVFLTGGLVIAHQLGLARAPVVTPATKALLIANAASLGWRAACRALFTAREYGPREGVRAVFRIPLSNIIAIMAARRAVAQYVFSLLGGTLRWDKTEHREHPAVSQEVLA comes from the coding sequence ATGCTAGCGGCGGAACTATCGCCAGTCGACTGGCTCGTCCTGCTCCAGCACGAACTGCTTCTGTTCGCGAGCCTTTTCTTTCTTCTCGGCACTCTCGACGAGCTCGCGATCGACGCGCTCTATCTGGTCGGACGCGTGCGCGGGCGTATTCGCACGCCCCGGATCGATCGATCCGCCTTCGAAGGACGCGCGATTGCCGGGCCTGCCGCAGCGATCATCCCCGCCTGGCACGAAGACGACGTGATCGGCGCGACTATCCGCCACCTGCTGGATGCATGGCCGCAGGCTCAGCTGCGTCTCTACGTCGGGTGCTATGCCAACGACCCGGCGACCATCGCGGCAGCCACGCGGGCCGCGCGGAGCCAGTCGCGGGTGCGCATCGTGGTCCATTCGGCATACGGCCCGACGACCAAGGCGGACTGCATGAACAGACTCTATCGCGCGATCGAGGAGGACGAACGGCGCGAGGGGCTGCGCTTCCGGATGGTGGTGATCCACGATGCGGAGGACATGGTGGACCCTGCCGCCCTGCCGCTGTTCGATGCGGGGCTGGCCAAGGCCGAACTGCTGCAATTGCCCGTGTTGCCGATGCGCCAGCGCCGGTCGCGCTGGGTATCGGGCCACTATATCGACGAATTTGCCGAGGCCCATGCCAAGGCGATGGTGGTGCGCGACTGGCTGCGCGCAGGCTTTCCCTCGGCAGGCGTGGGCTGTGCGGTCTCGCGCGAGCGGCTCGCCCTGCTCGACCTTGAGGCTGGCGGCAGCGGACCGTTCGACGCTAGTAGCCTGACCGAGGATTACGAACTGGGGCTCAAGGTCGCGGAAGCCGGCGGCGCAACCAAGTTTGTTCGGGTGCGGGGAGATGACGGGCGGCTGATCGCCACGCGTGCCTTCTTTCCCCCCACGCTGGAGACCGCAGTCCGGCAGAAGACCCGCTGGGTATGCGGCATCGCGCTGCAGGGGTGGGACCGGATGGGCTGGAGTGGTCGGCCGCTCGACGGCTGGATGCGTGTGCGCGACCGTCGCGGGCCGCTCTCGGCGTTGGTGCTGTTCGTCGCCTATCTGCTCGTCTTCCTGACCGGCGGGCTGGTTATCGCCCACCAGCTGGGGCTGGCGCGCGCGCCGGTCGTCACCCCCGCAACCAAGGCGCTGCTGATCGCCAACGCGGCAAGCCTTGGCTGGCGGGCGGCCTGCCGCGCGCTGTTCACCGCGCGCGAGTACGGCCCAAGGGAAGGCGTGCGCGCGGTCTTTCGCATTCCCTTGAGCAACATCATCGCGATCATGGCTGCGCGCCGCGCTGTTGCCCAATATGTGTTCAGCCTGCTGGGCGGGACCCTGCGGTGGGACAAGACCGAGCATCGCGAACATCCTGCGGTCTCGCAGGAGGTACTGGCATGA
- a CDS encoding TIGR02186 family protein: MAAPWRFAFALACLFALCGQSNGSPDPVLVPEVSQKEVQVRQGFTGTELLLFGAVIDPSGREKDFDVIVVLKGPSQSIRLREKRQIGGIWMNAESTAFRSAPSYFAVASSRPIDQIVDEKTAAIFEFGTEFIQLSPAGSIDPEEQARFRAGLVDLRERQGLYRTIEDGVQVREGVLYQARIGLPSNVQTGQYTAETFAVRDGRVLASAVAEVSVRKVGFERFVEVFADREPLFYGLVAIALSLFMGWLAGRLFNRS, translated from the coding sequence TTGGCCGCACCCTGGCGCTTCGCGTTCGCGCTCGCCTGCCTGTTCGCGCTGTGCGGCCAGAGCAATGGTTCGCCGGACCCGGTGCTGGTGCCAGAAGTGTCGCAAAAGGAAGTGCAGGTGCGGCAGGGCTTTACCGGCACCGAGCTGCTGCTGTTCGGCGCGGTGATCGACCCGTCGGGCCGCGAGAAGGACTTCGACGTGATCGTGGTGCTCAAGGGGCCGAGCCAGTCGATCCGCTTGCGTGAGAAACGACAGATCGGCGGTATCTGGATGAACGCGGAGAGCACCGCGTTCCGCTCCGCCCCCAGCTATTTCGCAGTCGCATCCAGCCGCCCGATCGACCAGATTGTGGATGAGAAGACCGCGGCGATCTTCGAGTTCGGGACCGAGTTCATCCAGCTCAGCCCGGCCGGATCGATCGATCCCGAAGAGCAGGCGCGCTTTCGCGCCGGGCTGGTCGACCTGAGGGAGCGGCAGGGGCTCTACCGCACGATCGAGGATGGCGTGCAGGTGCGCGAAGGCGTGCTGTATCAGGCGCGGATCGGCCTGCCGTCCAATGTCCAGACCGGCCAGTACACCGCGGAAACCTTCGCGGTTCGCGACGGGCGCGTGCTCGCCAGCGCGGTGGCGGAGGTATCGGTGCGCAAGGTCGGGTTCGAGCGGTTCGTGGAGGTCTTCGCCGACCGCGAACCGCTGTTCTACGGCCTCGTCGCGATCGCGCTGTCGCTGTTCATGGGCTGGCTCGCGGGGCGCCTGTTCAACAGGTCGTAA
- a CDS encoding N-acetylmuramoyl-L-alanine amidase — translation MDELVHAERLSPNYDERTAPVSMVVLHYTEMEGADAAIDRLTDPEAKVSAHYIISEAGEVTRLVPEEKRAWHAGVSYWRGETDVNAVSVGIELDHPGHAYGYREFADAQIAALVPLLARIVERHDIPRANVVGHSDVAPQRKTDPGELFPWARIAKLGLCLPRPTKLELGDPFDNDGAFYLALERFGYDISDGRKVVEAFQRRWRPELINGEIDGEIRAILFQLLLDRDRGLAR, via the coding sequence ATGGACGAACTGGTCCACGCAGAGCGGCTGTCCCCCAATTACGACGAGCGTACCGCGCCCGTCTCGATGGTCGTGCTTCATTATACCGAGATGGAAGGGGCGGACGCCGCGATCGATCGGCTGACCGACCCGGAGGCCAAGGTTTCCGCGCACTACATCATCAGCGAGGCGGGCGAGGTGACCCGGCTGGTGCCCGAGGAGAAGCGCGCATGGCACGCGGGCGTCTCCTACTGGCGGGGCGAGACCGATGTGAACGCGGTCAGCGTCGGGATCGAGCTCGACCATCCGGGCCATGCCTACGGCTACCGCGAATTCGCCGATGCGCAGATCGCCGCGCTGGTGCCGCTGCTGGCGCGGATCGTGGAGCGTCACGATATCCCGCGCGCCAATGTGGTCGGCCATTCGGACGTGGCTCCGCAGCGCAAGACCGACCCCGGCGAGCTGTTCCCGTGGGCGCGGATTGCGAAGCTGGGCCTGTGCCTGCCGCGCCCGACCAAGCTGGAGCTGGGCGATCCGTTCGACAATGACGGGGCCTTCTACCTCGCGCTGGAGCGGTTCGGCTACGACATCAGCGACGGGCGCAAGGTGGTCGAGGCGTTCCAGCGGCGCTGGCGGCCCGAGCTCATCAATGGCGAGATCGACGGGGAAATCCGCGCGATCCTGTTCCAGCTGCTGCTCGACCGCGACCGGGGGCTGGCGCGCTAG
- the nhaA gene encoding Na+/H+ antiporter NhaA, whose translation MLEPIRKPIRRAIAPVRALFVSDASAGVLLILVAAAALVVANSPLAEDYHNLLYTYWWPKEVFYLNDLHLWINDGLMVIFFFVVGLEVKRELIAGELSSADKRTLPIISAGAGMAVPALIFVTIAGSNPELIRGWAIPAATDIAFAMGVLGLLGTRVPASLRLFLLTVAIVDDIGAVLVIAVFYTAHLDVMWLAISFVVFGAMVGMNRFGVKSFWPFLLGAIALWLAVLFSGVHATIAGVLAALTIPMRDADGHSMLEKAEHALAPWSAYLVVPIFGFANAGVHILDMTVEQIFAPLPLAIATGLFVGKQLGIFTIVFLSVKLGIAKKPENANWMEIWGVTILTGIGFTMSLFISGLAFGNSQLLVDEAKIGILLGSIISAIIGYVALRLTTQHPEETEHLEEARQAKP comes from the coding sequence ATGCTCGAACCGATCCGCAAACCGATCCGCCGTGCCATCGCTCCGGTGCGCGCCCTCTTCGTCAGCGATGCCTCGGCGGGCGTGCTGCTAATCCTGGTCGCTGCGGCCGCGCTGGTGGTGGCGAACTCGCCCCTGGCGGAGGATTACCACAACCTGCTCTACACCTATTGGTGGCCCAAAGAGGTCTTCTATCTCAACGACTTGCACCTGTGGATCAATGATGGCCTGATGGTCATCTTCTTCTTCGTCGTCGGGCTGGAGGTTAAGCGCGAGCTGATCGCGGGCGAGCTCTCCAGTGCGGACAAGCGGACCTTGCCGATCATCTCTGCTGGCGCGGGGATGGCGGTGCCGGCACTTATCTTCGTCACCATCGCGGGCAGCAATCCGGAGCTGATCCGCGGCTGGGCGATCCCGGCGGCGACCGACATTGCTTTCGCGATGGGGGTTCTCGGCCTGCTCGGCACCCGCGTCCCGGCCTCGCTGCGGCTGTTCCTGCTGACCGTCGCGATCGTCGATGACATCGGCGCGGTGCTGGTCATCGCGGTGTTCTATACCGCCCATCTGGACGTCATGTGGCTGGCGATCTCGTTCGTCGTGTTCGGCGCGATGGTCGGCATGAACCGCTTCGGGGTGAAGAGCTTCTGGCCGTTCCTGCTCGGTGCGATCGCGCTGTGGCTGGCAGTCCTGTTCTCCGGCGTGCATGCGACCATTGCAGGCGTGCTGGCCGCCCTGACCATACCGATGCGCGATGCCGACGGGCATTCGATGCTGGAGAAGGCAGAGCATGCACTCGCACCGTGGAGCGCCTATCTCGTGGTGCCCATCTTTGGTTTCGCCAATGCCGGGGTCCACATCCTCGACATGACGGTCGAACAGATTTTCGCCCCCCTCCCGCTGGCGATCGCGACCGGCCTGTTCGTCGGCAAGCAGTTGGGCATTTTCACGATCGTGTTCCTGTCGGTGAAGCTGGGCATCGCGAAGAAGCCCGAAAACGCCAACTGGATGGAGATCTGGGGGGTCACAATCCTGACCGGGATCGGCTTCACCATGTCGCTGTTCATCAGCGGACTGGCCTTCGGCAACTCGCAGTTGCTGGTCGATGAGGCGAAGATCGGCATCCTGCTGGGCTCGATCATCTCGGCGATTATCGGCTATGTCGCCCTGCGCCTGACCACCCAGCACCCCGAAGAAACGGAGCATCTGGAGGAGGCGCGTCAGGCGAAACCCTGA
- a CDS encoding histidine phosphotransferase family protein translates to MSGIDETDPLLLASQLCSRLCHDMLSPVGALTNGLELLADEKDPQMRQRCFELLEQSARTSAAKLKFFRLAFGAAGGFGEQVSIDEPKAVIETLAADAKRVELNWAIEAASVSKSAAKVMLNLANIGLDALVRGGTLDVGIEVRDDATEIVVRAAGAKIAFDPLIGEALGGRMDPAELTGRTAPAHLLAMLADKQGGLIQTHADAGTLLMGATLPNMGSDTGLNPPEYAG, encoded by the coding sequence ATGAGCGGTATCGACGAAACCGATCCGCTGCTGCTCGCCAGCCAGCTGTGTTCGCGCCTGTGCCACGACATGCTCAGCCCCGTGGGCGCGCTGACCAACGGGCTGGAGCTGCTCGCGGACGAGAAAGACCCGCAGATGCGCCAGCGCTGTTTCGAGCTGCTGGAGCAGAGCGCGCGGACCAGCGCGGCCAAGCTCAAGTTCTTCCGCCTCGCCTTCGGGGCGGCGGGCGGGTTCGGCGAACAGGTGTCGATCGATGAACCCAAGGCGGTGATCGAGACGCTGGCCGCCGATGCCAAGCGGGTCGAGCTCAACTGGGCGATCGAGGCGGCGAGCGTGTCGAAATCCGCCGCCAAGGTGATGCTCAACCTCGCGAATATCGGGCTGGACGCGCTGGTGCGCGGCGGCACGCTGGATGTGGGGATCGAGGTGCGCGACGACGCGACCGAGATCGTGGTCCGCGCAGCGGGCGCCAAGATCGCTTTCGATCCGCTGATCGGGGAGGCGCTGGGCGGCCGGATGGACCCCGCCGAGCTGACCGGTCGCACCGCGCCCGCGCACCTGCTGGCGATGCTGGCGGACAAGCAGGGAGGCCTGATCCAGACCCATGCGGACGCGGGCACGCTGCTGATGGGCGCGACGCTGCCCAATATGGGATCCGATACCGGGCTCAACCCTCCAGAGTATGCGGGATGA
- a CDS encoding metallophosphoesterase family protein, with the protein MLNPLRTLFRKAPAAPSASTPPGERFYAIGDIHGCDRLFEALIEAIEADDAKAPEAKTTVVLLGDLVDRGPGSAQVIDTARAWGKRRMVRYLAGNHEEMFLESFEDREVLKHFLKHGGRETILSYGISKSEYNDLEVDQLRKRLHTLVPQKHRDFLASFEEIIVAGDYAFVHAGVNPKQALDQQKRKDLLWIRDRFLAHGEPFEKVIVHGHTIFEDVERRPNRIGIDTGAFRYGRLTALVLDGETRRYIQAVDRDGDIAIEQWDD; encoded by the coding sequence ATGCTAAACCCCCTTCGTACCCTCTTTCGCAAAGCGCCAGCGGCCCCCAGCGCCTCCACGCCTCCGGGCGAACGCTTCTACGCGATCGGCGACATCCACGGGTGCGATCGGCTGTTCGAAGCGCTGATCGAAGCGATCGAGGCAGACGATGCTAAGGCACCCGAGGCGAAGACCACGGTGGTACTGCTGGGCGATCTGGTGGACCGGGGGCCCGGCAGCGCGCAGGTGATCGACACCGCTCGTGCCTGGGGCAAGCGGCGCATGGTCCGCTATCTGGCCGGCAATCACGAGGAGATGTTCCTCGAAAGCTTCGAGGATCGCGAGGTGCTCAAGCACTTTCTCAAGCATGGCGGGCGCGAGACGATCCTGAGCTACGGGATCTCCAAATCCGAGTACAACGATCTGGAAGTGGACCAGCTTCGCAAGCGTCTCCACACGCTTGTGCCGCAGAAACATCGCGATTTTCTGGCCAGCTTCGAAGAGATCATCGTCGCGGGCGATTACGCCTTCGTCCATGCAGGCGTTAATCCGAAACAGGCGCTCGACCAGCAGAAGCGCAAGGATCTGCTGTGGATTCGTGATCGCTTTCTCGCGCACGGCGAACCGTTCGAAAAAGTCATCGTCCACGGCCACACGATTTTCGAAGATGTCGAACGGCGGCCCAACCGCATCGGCATCGACACCGGTGCTTTCCGCTACGGGCGCCTGACCGCGCTTGTGCTCGACGGTGAAACGCGCCGCTATATTCAGGCAGTCGATCGCGACGGAGATATCGCGATCGAACAATGGGATGATTAA